The proteins below are encoded in one region of Brachyspira intermedia PWS/A:
- a CDS encoding acetyl-CoA C-acetyltransferase produces MREIVIASAVRTPVGKFLGSFSNVSAVELGTIAVKEALKRANIKPEQVDETYFGCVIQSALLPNVARQISINAGIPVDKPALTINILCGSGLRAVSMAAQMIRAGDADIVVAGGTENMSMAPYTSSAMRMGARMAETKMQDTLLNDALICAFEHYHMGVTAENIAEKWGITRQEQDEFACRSQNRAEAAVKSGRFKDEIVPVTIKTKKGEIVVDTDEHPTFGTTMESLGRLKPAFKKDGTVTAGNASGINDAASAVVVMSKEKADELGIKYMAKVLGYATHGVEPRIMGIGPVEATRKALKMANLTVEDMDLIESNEAFAAQSIAVARELKFDMDKVNVNGGAIAIGHPIGASGARILTTLLYEMKKRGSKKGLATLCIGGGMGTSLVVEM; encoded by the coding sequence ATGAGAGAAATAGTAATAGCAAGTGCTGTTAGGACACCTGTAGGCAAATTTTTGGGATCATTTTCCAATGTATCTGCTGTAGAATTAGGTACAATAGCAGTAAAAGAAGCATTAAAAAGAGCAAACATCAAACCTGAACAAGTTGATGAAACTTATTTTGGCTGTGTTATACAATCAGCACTTCTTCCAAATGTAGCAAGGCAAATTTCTATTAATGCCGGAATACCTGTAGATAAGCCTGCATTAACTATCAATATATTATGCGGTTCTGGACTTAGAGCAGTATCAATGGCAGCACAAATGATTAGAGCTGGAGATGCTGATATAGTAGTTGCAGGCGGTACAGAAAATATGAGTATGGCTCCTTATACTTCTTCAGCTATGAGAATGGGAGCTAGAATGGCTGAAACTAAGATGCAGGATACTTTACTTAATGATGCTCTTATATGTGCTTTTGAGCATTATCATATGGGAGTTACTGCCGAAAATATTGCAGAAAAGTGGGGAATAACTAGACAGGAACAAGATGAGTTTGCATGTAGAAGTCAAAATAGAGCTGAGGCTGCTGTAAAAAGCGGAAGATTTAAAGATGAAATAGTTCCTGTTACAATAAAAACTAAAAAAGGTGAAATAGTAGTTGATACAGATGAACATCCTACATTTGGTACTACTATGGAATCTTTAGGCAGATTAAAGCCGGCATTCAAGAAAGACGGTACAGTTACTGCTGGTAATGCTTCTGGTATCAATGATGCTGCTTCTGCTGTAGTAGTTATGTCTAAAGAAAAAGCTGATGAGCTTGGAATTAAGTATATGGCTAAAGTTTTGGGTTATGCTACTCATGGAGTTGAACCTAGAATAATGGGTATAGGACCTGTAGAAGCAACTAGAAAAGCTTTGAAAATGGCTAATCTTACAGTTGAAGATATGGACTTGATAGAAAGTAATGAGGCTTTCGCTGCTCAATCTATAGCTGTTGCTAGAGAACTAAAATTCGATATGGATAAAGTTAATGTTAATGGTGGTGCTATTGCTATAGGACACCCAATCGGAGCTTCCGGAGCTAGAATACTTACTACACTTTTATATGAGATGAAAAAACGCGGTTCTAAAAAAGGACTTGCTACGCTTTGTATAGGCGGCGGTATGGGTACTTCTTTAGTTGTAGAAATGTAA
- a CDS encoding MATE family efflux transporter, whose protein sequence is MNVLNMFIKYVSLNVLGMIGLSCYILADTFFVARGIGSDGLTALNIAIPIFNLVNGLGLMLGMGSATKYAILKTQNKNNEANIIFTNSLIYILIISVLFIVVSIFLTSHIAYILGARDNIHTMTNTYIKMILLFSPMFMLNNVLLGFVRNDNHPRLAMIAMLMGSLFNIVFDYIFIFPFNMGIFGAVLATVFSPIVSILILSTLFIKKKNTFFIVKPNISFKKFFEISSLGISFLITELSSAFVMVAFNIIILNIAGNVGVAAYGITANIALVIIAIFTGMGQGVQPIISMNYNNEMNINKIYKYSIILSASISIVVYIITFVFANEITSIFNRDNIEELQKISVNGLRIYFTAFIFVGYNIITCVYFSAMDKAKPSFIISILRGFVFIMPSIFILSSLFNMTGVWLSFPTAEIFTSIFSFIFFINFNKKKRY, encoded by the coding sequence ATGAATGTACTGAATATGTTTATCAAATATGTATCATTAAACGTTCTCGGTATGATAGGATTGTCATGCTATATACTTGCTGACACTTTCTTTGTAGCAAGAGGAATAGGCTCTGATGGACTTACAGCTTTAAATATAGCTATACCTATTTTCAATTTAGTCAATGGACTTGGATTAATGCTTGGTATGGGATCTGCTACTAAATACGCAATATTAAAAACTCAGAATAAAAATAATGAAGCTAATATTATATTTACTAACTCTTTGATTTATATATTAATAATATCTGTTTTGTTTATAGTTGTAAGTATTTTCCTTACATCGCATATAGCATATATTCTAGGTGCTAGAGATAATATACATACTATGACAAATACATATATTAAGATGATACTTTTATTTTCACCTATGTTCATGCTTAATAATGTACTTTTAGGATTCGTTAGAAATGATAATCACCCAAGACTGGCTATGATTGCTATGCTTATGGGAAGTTTATTTAATATAGTTTTTGATTATATATTTATATTTCCTTTTAATATGGGAATATTCGGAGCTGTACTTGCAACAGTTTTTTCTCCTATTGTAAGTATATTAATATTGTCAACATTGTTTATAAAAAAGAAAAATACATTTTTTATTGTTAAGCCTAATATAAGTTTTAAGAAATTTTTTGAAATATCTTCTCTTGGAATATCTTTTCTTATAACAGAATTATCATCAGCTTTTGTTATGGTGGCTTTCAATATAATAATATTAAATATTGCCGGTAATGTAGGAGTTGCAGCTTATGGTATAACTGCTAATATAGCATTAGTAATAATAGCAATATTCACAGGAATGGGACAAGGAGTGCAGCCTATTATAAGTATGAATTATAATAATGAAATGAATATAAATAAAATATATAAATACTCTATAATTTTATCAGCTAGCATTTCTATTGTAGTTTATATAATCACTTTTGTATTTGCAAATGAAATAACTTCAATTTTTAATAGAGATAATATTGAAGAGCTTCAAAAAATATCTGTTAATGGACTTCGCATATATTTCACAGCATTTATATTTGTGGGTTATAATATTATAACTTGTGTATATTTTTCTGCTATGGATAAAGCTAAACCATCGTTTATAATATCTATATTAAGAGGATTCGTATTTATAATGCCTTCAATATTTATTTTATCTTCGCTTTTTAATATGACAGGAGTATGGCTTTCTTTTCCAACGGCTGAAATTTTTACAAGCATTTTTTCTTTTATATTTTTTATAAATTTTAACAAAAAGAAAAGGTACTAA